From the Planktothricoides raciborskii GIHE-MW2 genome, the window CTAATTGACCAAATCAAGACCAATTTTGACTATATTATCTATCAAACCCTTTGCTTTTCTCCCACCTTAGAAACTACCCTCACCAACCTGCTAGAAAATTTCGGTAAACCCACAGAAATTCCCCAACAGCTTGAAAGCAAAATTTCCCAAATCTTCAAATATCTCCGCCCGCATCGATGCTTGATTATTCTGGATGACGTGCAAATGCTGTTTAGCCCAGGAAAATTGGCTGGGGAATATCAACCATCTCTGGAAAATTATCCGCTATTTTTTAAACGAATTGCTGAAATAGAACACTCCAGTTGTTTCCTATTAATAAGTGCTGAACAACTCCAAGAATTTACCCAGTTGAAAAAAGGCGATCGCTCAGTTCGCTCTTTATTATTAGGTGGTTTAGGCATTGCCGCGAAAAAAATATTAAAACAATATGAATTATCCGATGAAAACCAGTGGGAAAAGCTAATTAATCTCTACCAAGGTAATCCTCTTTGGTTAGAGATGACTGCGATGATGATTCAGGACTTATTTGCCGGGAATGTTGCTGATTTCCTAGAATATAAAAGCTTGATTATTTGCGACGCTTTGAAAGCAGCAATCCAGCGACAATGGCAGCGATTAACCCCACAAGAACAGGCGATTATGATTGAGTTTACAGCGCTTGATGCGCCAGTCAGTTTACCGCAACTTGGCCAAAAACTTAATTTAGCGGATTCCGACTTATTAAATGGCGTGAAATCTCTAAGACGACGGTTATTTTTGGCGGATATCCAACGGGAAAAACAAAGATTATTTCAGCTAAACCCCGTTTATCAACAATATCTAAAAGAACAAAACCCAGAAATTTGCGAGCGCTCGTAACTCAATCCATCTCAAAATAAGGCATCAGCCACGGATACCGCAACCCAATAAACCATTGGTGGTCGGCGACAATAGCGGAATCTTTGATTCCGCTATTGTTTTTTTCTATCTACCAGACTTTTAGCGCTTTCATGGTAAATTTCCCAACTCCTCAATAAGCTGACTCGGAGTGATACAACATACTCACGAGTAAACCACGCCATAATGTAGAGACGATTCGCTTTCTCGCCTCTACATTATGTATTTTGTCTGTGGTTGATTAATTCGCGATCGCCAATTATGGCAGTAAGATAAAGGCCGAACAGTGTGAGGGTTTGTAAATGGTGAAATCCCGGCGATCCGCCCAAGGTGATTTTAGGGAAATTTGCCAGATTTGACAGAGTTAGAGGAAATGTTATAATATTTAAGTTGGGATTTAAGTAAGGAGTCATGGGAACTATGACATCAAAAACCGTGATTCAAGTAACAATAGATGGGCAGTTAGAATTGCCGATCGCAATTCGTTCTCGGTTGCAGTCCGGAGATGAATTTGTGCTATGGGAAGAGGAAGATACGATTATCCTAAAAAGGGTAAAAAAACCTGTTTTTGAGGAAAAAAATAAATCAGAATCAGGAAACGAACGGTCACAGGATTTATCTTTTTTTGCCATAGCCGATCGCCTTGCAGAAATCAATGAAGTTGAGCCAATTTCTGAAGCAGAAATTGAGGAAGAAATTCGAGCATATAAGCGGGAAAAACGACAAAAATAAAAATATGCGAGTCGTTTTAGATACGAATACAGTGATTTCTGGTCTTTTTTGGCGAGGAAAGCCTTTTCAGATTTTGGAATTAATGCGATCGGGAACAATTACCGTTTACACTTCTGAAGCGATACTAGAGGAGTTGTTAGATGTTTTAAAGCGTCCTAAGTTTTCCAAGAGATTAGCTATATTAAATGTGAGTCCGCAACAAGTGGTTAATCGTTTTATTGAATGGGTGGAAGTGGTGGAGGTTGGAGAAGTTAAAAAAATTGTGATTTCAGACCCAGACGATGACCAAATTATTGCTTGTGCCAGGTCAGTCAATGCTGATTTTATTATTTCAGGAGATGCGGATATCCTGGACATTAAAGAAAAAGTTACGATTCCTATTGTAACTTCTGGTGAGTTTCTGGATATTTTAGCAGTTTGAGCCAGTCAATATCTCTGAATCCCCAGAAAAAAGTCCGATGAGCGGATCTTCTTGTTCAGTCCGTTCTGGGGGATTGACTTTTTCTATCGCTTGATAAACCAAGAGGATCTCTATATCTTGATTTGGGGGAAGATCGTGAAGTTGCAGTTGCACCGATCCATCGGCGTTGACCTGAGTTTTTAAACGAATGGTGTCCATGATGTTTAAGGATAACCTAAAGAGTTGGGAATATTCTAAAATTATATAGCCTTTCTGATACTAAGGACTTACGCGATCGCATCCTCAGTATAACCAGGAATCCCATATAGTTATACAAAATAAGCATACAAAATAAGCGCCGAAGCATCGCCCCTCAATCGACCGTCAATCGCGGCAGTAAAGCCCGAACAGTGTGAGGGTTTGTAAATGCTAAAATCTCAGGGTTACGATCGCGATCGCCCCTCTTCTAAAAATGCCATATAAGGGCGATCGCTGTTTGATTGATGAGTTTAATCGATAAGTTTAATCGATTTCCTCTGGATTGATTCCCATTTCTCGTAACCGCTGGGCTAATTTTTCCGCCCGTTGGCGTTCATTGTCCGCCCGTTGGCGTTCCGTTTCAGCTTCTTGTTCCAGAGTTTTGATTTTCGCTTGTTCCTCCTTAATTAATTGCTCAACAACTGGCGGATTCAGCAATTGTTGCACCGATAAATTAAGCTGGTCAAACTGCTCCGAAACTATGGAACTATCTTCGCTAAAATCAACCCAGCTATATCCTTCTTCATTGGTTGCATTAGCCAACACTCTCACTCGTTTCTTTTGGGGGTCTACGATCCAATATTCGGGAATTTCTGCCATTTCATATTCATAACGTTTACTCACATAATCATCCCGGCGATTACTGCTGACAATTTCTACCACTAAAATCGGCTTTTCCGCAAAATCTAAAACCCCAGCGCCCGGACGCGAAATCACTTCTGCCCAAACACTTTGGCTACAAACTACTACATCAGGAATTCGCGATGAATTTTCGGCGGTGCGGACCCCCGTCCCTAAAGAGTTGGCCACTAAATTCAAGTTTTTCTCAGCAAAGTAGCGCTGTAACTTGTAAATCAGAAATTTGCAAATATTGGTATGTAAGTGACTTTGTGCGGGCATCGGTATGAGTTTCCCCCTGAATAATTCATAAAGAACATCCGGTTCTCCCTCATACGCGAGGTATTCTTGGAAGGTTAAGAGATGTTCGGTTGACCCCTGTACTTGTGCTTGAGGTTGCTGAATCGCTACCTCGGTTACTCTTTCGACAGCTTGAGTCATAATTTTAGACCTCTCGTCGCGATTATTATTAAATTATTATTCGGCGCGATCGCCCCCAATAATCTTGTTAAATTAGTAGGAGGCGATCGCTGTTATTTAGTGAGTTTAATCGATAAGTTTAATCGATTTCCTCTGGATTGATTCCCATTTCTCGTAACCGCTGGGCTAATTTTTCCGCCCGTTGGCGTTCATTGTCCGCCCGTTGGCATTCAGTTTCCGCCCGTTGGCGTTCGGTTTCCGCCCGTTGGTGTTCGGTTTCCGCCCGTTGGCGTTCCGTTTCAGCTTCTTGTTCCAGAGTTTTGATTTTCGCTTGTTCCTGCTTAATTAATTGCTCCACCACCGGCGGATTAAGCAATTCTTGCACCGATAAATCAAGCTGGTCAAACTGACCGGAAACTATGGAACTATCTTCGCTGAAATCAACCCCACTATATCCTTCTTCCTGAGTAGTGGCAAACACTCTCACTCGTTTTTTTTGGGGGTCTACAATCCAATATTCGGAAATTTCTGCTGCCTCGTATTCGTTACGTTTAATGATATAATCATCCCGGCGATTACTGCTGACAATTTCTACCACTAAAATCGGCTTTTCCGCAAAATCTAATACCCCAGCACCGGGACGATCGCTAATTTGCTCCCAAAGACTTTCCTGGCAAACAATCGCATCAGGAATTCGGGATGAATTTTCCTCGGTTCTTACGCCCACAGTAGTTTTGGCTACCAAAGCTAAATTTTGGTCGGCAAAGTAGCGCTGTAATTTGTAAACTAAAAATTCGCAAATTTTCGCGTGATATAAAGTTGGTGCTGGCATCGGTATGAGTTTCCCCCTGAATAATTCATAGAGAACATCCGGTTCTCCCTCATACGCGAGGTATTCTTGGAAGGTTAAGAGATGTTCGGTTGACTGCTGTACTTGTTCTTGAGGTTGCTCGATCGCTACCTCGGTTACTCTTTCGACAGCTTGAGTCATAATGCTAGACCTCTCGTCGCGATCGCTTTATGTGAATATTTTAGCTAATTTATTATCGAATCTCCGCAATCAGTCGTTATTTCTGAAATCTTTACCTATTCGATATCAGCTTCAATCCCTATTCTTGGCCATAGCATATTTTTTAGCGGGGAATATTTCACAAAAAATCAGGTAAGCGATCGCCTACCTGATTAATCAATCAGAAATCGGGTTTATTTAATGGTTTTTCACACAAACTGGGCAATTAAGTAGGTAAACATAATTAATTGCACTTTTCGTTCCCCACCGTAAATCCTTGGATTCCCGCCTTCGCGGGAATGACAGTTTTTCTTCTGATATGGTCTGTGGTGCATTTATTTCTGCCCACCTACTTATGCGGAGACAATATAATTAGAATTCACCGCAGTCAAAACCCCAGAATTAACCAAAGCTTGATACACAATTGCCGCAACTTCAGCGCGAGTAGCGTCGCGATTAGGATTTAATTCGGCTTTGTTGGGATAATTCACCACTAAACCTTTGACCGTTGCCGTCGCCACCGCAGATTTCGCATAATCCGGGATAGCATTGTTATCGCTATATTGCTTCAATGCTGAAATATCACCCCCAGATAAACCCAATCCATTCACTAAAGAAACCAACACTTGAACTCGTTGAATATTTTGATTGGGACGGAAACTATAATCGGTAAAACCAGAAATAAATTCCGCTTTATAGGCTTTTTGAATCGCCGCATAACCCCAGAAATCTGGCGGCACATCCGGGAAGTTGATGCCTGCTCGTTTTTCCGGTGGGTTAATCGCTTTGGCAATTAAGGAAGCATATTGCGATCGCGTCATCAAGCCATCGGGGTTAAAGCTACCATCAGGCAAGCCGTTAATTAAACCATTATTGTACAGACCCATAATAAACGGTTCTGCCCAGTGACCATTGATATCGCTCAATGGGTGGGATACTACGCTGGTGGTTTTGACAATGTAGCTGGAGTTAATGACGCTGACTTCTCCTTGGGAAGCAAGGGCTTGGTAAACAATTGCCGCCACTTCAGCCCGGGTAATCTCCCGCATAGGATTAAGCTGGGTTAAGTTGGGATAATTGACGATGATTTGTTTTTCCGTGGCAGTAGCAATTTCATCGGTAGCATAGCCGGGAATTTGGGCGCGATCGCCATAGTATCCCAGGATATTCAAGTTACCGCCCACTAAACCCAAACCATTAATCAATGCCACCAATGCTTGAACGCGGGTTAACTTCTCGTTGGGTCGGAAAGTACCATCGGGGAAACCGGACAAAAAGCCCATACGATTGGCTTTCGCGATCGCATCTTTCGCCCAAAACGTCGCCGCCACATCCCGGAAATTTGTAGCTTCCCGGATATCGCTGCGGTTAAAAGCCTTAGCCAAAATAGCCGCATACTGAGCGCGAGTTAAGCTTTCATCAGGCTTAAATGTACTATCCGGGAAACCCGTAAGGATAGATTTTTCCACCATCCCCTGAATAAATGCCGATGCCCAGTGATTCGCAATATCCGTCAACGTAATCCCAGAAGGTTGCGGTAACGGTAGCGGTTGTTCTGGGGATGGAGTTGGGGATGGAGTTGGGGATGGAGTTGGTGTAGGTTCTAATGCCGAACCCTCATCATCCGTCAAATTATCAGGGGAAAGTTCTGGTAACGGTATCACCGCTTCTGGGGATGGGGTGGGTTCCTCAGTGGCTTTTGGTTCCTCTGAAGCAACCGGGGAGCCGGTGACATCATCAATCAACTCATCTTCTGCCGAAGGTTCTGCTGACGGTATCACCGCTTCTGGGGATGGGGTGGGTTCCTCAGTGGCTTTTGGTTCCTCTGAAGCAACCGGGGAGCCGGTCACATCATCAATCAACTCATCTTCTGCCGAAGGTTCTGCTGACGGTATCACCGCTTCTGGGGATGGGGTGGGTTCCTCAGTGGCTTTTGGTTCCTCTGAAGCAACCGGGGAGCCGGTGACATCATCAATCAACTCATCTTCTGCCGAAGGTTCTGCTGACGGTATCACCGCTTCTGGGGATGGGGTGGGTTCCTCAGTGGCTTTTGGTTCCTCTGAAGCAACCGGGGAGCCGGTGACATCATCAATCAACTCATCTTCTGCCGAAGGTTCTGCTGACGGTATCACCGCTTCTGGGGATGGGGTGGGTTCCTCAGTGGCTTTTGGTTCCTCTGAAGCAACCGGGGAGCCGGTGACATCATCAATCAACTCATCTTCTGCCGAAGGTTCTGCTGACGGTATCACCGCTTCTGGGGATGGGGTGGGTTCCTCAGTAGCTTTTGGTTCCCCTGAAGCAACCGGCTCCCCGGTGACATCATCCCCCAACTCATCTGAGGCTGGTTCTTCCTCTGATGGGTCTGGAGTCGGGCTGGGTGTCGGTTCCGCTAAAGCAACCGGCTCCCCGGTGACATTATCGGTCAACTCATCGGCGGCTGGTTCTTGTAGTGGTTCGTCTGGGGATGGTGTGGGTTCCTCGGTGGCTGTTGGTTCTGATGGGGAAACCGGATTTTCCGTTAACTCATCAGAGGAAATTTCTTGATTATTATCATCAGAATCTTTGCCCGTGGATGAATTAGTTGTAGACATAATTAAGTTGCTCCAAAAATTTTCTTCAGATTTTCTTCATTGGCGGTGTTCAGTAAACAGGATGAATCAGAAGAATCACAAGTGCGATCTCCGATTTGGCGATCGCTATCTCGATCGCTATCTCATCGTGGCATGATGTTCGACTGCCGCGATCATCCGAATCTTTGACAATATATAGATTTTTTTTCAGCAATTCGGCTGTAGCTTAGACAAGTTTTGCCTCACCTTGAACCGATCAAATCAAGCCTCTCTGAACACTTGGTTTAACCAGCTTAACATTTTATCAGAAAAGTGACGACTTAAGAACTGGGGTTACAGGTGACTTAATTCTATAAGCTGAACAAATAGGTTCGCAACGAAGAACATCGCAAAAAGCTAAAAAGAAAAAATTTTGAGGCAGTCATCAAAGAAACCGGGTTTTTACCTTTTTTCCTGAGAAAATTAGCTTTCACATCCATAAAAAACCCGGTTTTTGACCCCTGGCAACTAGGCGGAAACAATATAGTTAGAATTCACCGCCGTGAGAATGCCAGAATTAACCAAAGCTTGACACACCATTGCCGCAACTTCAGCGCGAGTAGCATCGCGATTAGGATTTAATTCCGTTTTGTTAGGATAATTTACCACTAAACTTTTAACGGTTGCTGTGGCCACAATTCCTTGAGCATAATTTGGGATGCTATTTTTATCGGTGTATTTGTTCAAGGCCGAAGCATCACCCCCAGATAAACCCAATCCATTTACCAAAGAAAGCAAAACTTGAACTCGTTGGATATTTTGATTGGGGCGGAAACTATAGTCAGGAAAACCCGAAAGAAATCCCGCTTTGTAGGCTTTTTGAATCGCTGCATAACCCCAGAAATCCGGTGGCACATCCGGGAAGTTAACTCCGGCTCGTTTTTCCGGCGGGTTGATTGCTTTGGCAATTAAGGCAGCATAGTTGACCCGCGTCATCAGACCATCGGGGTTGAAGGTGCCATCGGGTAAGCCGTTGATTAAACCTTTGTTGTACAAACCCATAATAAACGGTTCCGCCCAGTGACCCCTGACATCACTGAACAAGCTGGGCAATATGCTGGTGGTTTTGACAATATAACTGGAGTTAATGGCGCTGGCTTGTCCTTGGGAAACTAAGGCTTGGTAAACAATTGCCGCCACTTCAGCCCGGGTAATCTCCCGCATGGGGTTGAGTTGAGTTAAGTTGGGATAGTTGACCACAATTTGTTTTTCTGTGGCAGTGGCAATTTCATCGGTGGCATAGCTGGGAATTTGGGCGCGATCGCGATAATATCCCAGATTATTCAAGTTACCGCCCACTAAACCCAAACCATTAATTAATGCCACCAATGCTTGCACGCGGGTTAACTTATCATTGGGTCGGAAAGTGCCATCGGGGAAACCGGACAAAAAGCCCATACGATTGGCTTTCGCGATCGCATCTTTCGCCCAAAAAGTCGCCGCCACATCCCGGAAATTCGTTGCTTCCCGGATCAAACTACGATTAAAAGCCTTAGCCAAAATAGCCGCATACTGAGCACGAGTTAAACCCTCATCGGGCTTAAACGTCCCATCGGGAAAACCCGTAATCATAGATTTTTGCACCATCCCCTGAATAAACGCCCCTGCCCAGTGATTCGCAATATCCGTTAACCCGCTTGGAGTGGGAGTGGGAGTGGGAGTGGGAGTGGGTGTGGGTGTGGGTGTGGGAGTGGGTGTGGGTGTGGGTGCGGGTGTGGGTGTGGGTGTGGGTGTGGGTGCGGGAGTGGGAGTGGGAGTGGGTGTGGGTGTGGGTGCGGGTTCTGGCAATGGCACCGCAGCAGTCTGAAATTCCACTTGACCTTTGACCCGTGTTGGCTGCAAATTATTGCCGACAGAAATAATAATTTCCGAACTGATACTTTCCAGATCGTAGCTGCCATTATTACTAAAAATATTGTTTCCCGGATCGCTGCTAGTCCCCAGATCCGGTTTTGCCTTAGCGATCGCAATCATCCCCACATCAGTATTTTTTTCAATCGTATTTTGCCGCAACACCGGACGAGATTCACCTTGAAGAATCACCCCCGTGCGATTTTCTGCCATCCGGTTGCCGACGATTAGCGGGGCAGATTGATCGGACAGATTAATCCCATACCCGGTTTTTTCCAAGACATTCTCGCGGATTTCTCCTTTGGCATTACCAATCAAAGAAATCCCATTGCCGGTGTTATTTCTAAATACGCTTTTTTCCACAATTGGCTTGGCGCTGCCAGCGACAAACACCCCTTCCCGGTTAGAGTCAATCAAGCTACAGTTGCTAATTTTCGGTGCGCCATTTTCAATCCAAACTGCTGTCCCGCGAGTTGATTTATTCGTCACGGTAACTCCTCGCAAATGCGCCCCATTGACCAACAAAATCGTTACACTTTGACTGGCCATCACCGGACTAATATATTGTCCCCCACCAGCGATCGCAATTCCACTCCCTTTCGTGGATTCATTGCCCAATAATGTCACCTGATCGGGAATGGTCAGGGGAAACTTTTCGCCGCTTGTCTCCGTATAGCTGCCGGAGGCCAGTTGCACGATATCACCGGCTGACGCTTTTTTCACCGCCTGGGTGATCGTTTTGAAAGGTGCTACTTGGCTACCATTATTAGCATCGTTGCCTGTGGATGAATTAACGTAGAGTGTGGGCATAATTAATAGGCTCCAAAAATTTTCTTCATCGGAGGTGAATAAACACACAGTTATCATTGATGAATAGAACGTATGTTTACTCTTTTCCGAAAACAACATCATCGGGGCATGGTGTTTGACTGCCGCAAAATTTCTGATGTTGCCATAGATATCGGTCTTTGCTTCAGCAATTCCGCTGTGGCTCAGACTTTTGCTTGGCCTGGGCGATGGCGCCTCCATTCTATCTGAGTCCCTTGCTTTACCAGCTTGACATTTTTTTTCCCAACTGGCGAGGGGGGTTGGGGGCTTATTTCACCGCGATGGCTGACCGTAATTTCGCGTATCGCGTAAATTATCCTAATTTCGCGTAAATTATCCTAATTTCGCGTAAATTATCCTAATTTCGCGTAAATTATCCGAATTTTGAGTAAATTATCCGAATTTTGAGTAAATTATCCGAATTTTGAGTAAATTATCCGAATTTAGCGTAAATTATCCGAATTTTGAGTAAATTATCCGAATTTCGCGTAAATTATCCGAATTTTGAGTAAATTATCCGAATTTTGAGTAAATTATCCGAATTTTGAGTAAATTATCCGAATTTTGAGTAAATTATCCGAATTTCGCGTAAATTATCCGAATTTTGAGTAAATTATCTTAATTTCGCGTAAATTATCTTAATTCCGCGTAAATTATCTTAATTTCGCGTAAATTATCTTAATTTCGCGTAAATTATCTTAATTTCAGATAATTTGGAGGAGTTTGCGGTAATTTCTGGCCATCCCTGGGAAATTATATTGACCAATATCTGTCAATCTGGACGAAAATCATCTATCTCTACTTATCATCCAAACCTGCATCCAAACCTGCATCGAAACCTGTATTTAAAACAATGCCCCGATTATTTAAAGACAAGGAAATCACAAAATTTTTTAGCCTTATGAACCAATTGCCCATATTACCGATTCTGTTGGGAATTTTTTCCGGGCTACTCTGGGAAACAACACCAGCTAAGGCACAAACTATCGCGACATTGCCGGGAGAAACGATTGCCCGAAATGCCTCAACACCAGCTTACCCCAGTTTTAACAGTCAGCGATTAAATGAACAATTACTGTTCTACCAGCAAATGTTAGCCACATCTGGGCCGCCGGATATCCTGATTGTGGGCAGTTCCAGAGCACTTCAAGGAGTCGATCCGATCGCCTTGCAGCAAGGGTTAGCCCATCAAGGCTATCCGGGCTTAAAAATTTATAACTTTAGTGTCAATGGTGCCACAGCCCAAGTCATCGATCTGGTGGTGCGGAAAATTTTGCCTCAGAATCAGTTGCCCCGTTTGATTATCTTTGCTGATGGAGTCAGGGCATTTAATAGTGGTCGGGTCGATCGCACTTATGAGGCGATCGCTGCTTCCCAGGGCTATAAAATGTTGCTCAGTGGCATCAACCCTTTAGCCAATTCTGTCCCACCGCAACCCTTCTTTGCCAACGGGGGGGGACAACCCACAGACCGATCGAGAGAGTATGTCAATCTTGCTATGAATCGCCAGGATTCTGGCAATGTTTTGAGTACAGGATACCAAGCCGTAAACCACTGGTTTAACGCCGTCAGTACCGTTGTCACCGAGAACTATCACCGACAAAGAGAACGGGCTATTTGGTTTCCGGGGTTTGAACCCCCACCAATGCCCACCTTAGAAACCGCGATCGCCCAACAGTCCCCCAATCAAATGCAACCCACCGGCTTTTTCCCCATCACCAACCGCTACGATCCCACCACTTATTATCAGAATTTTCCTAGAGTTCCCGGTCGCTACGACGGTGACTATAGCAACTTCACCCTAGAAGGAGTACAAAAAGCCGC encodes:
- a CDS encoding NB-ARC domain-containing protein yields the protein MLPTVFDPSMTKARLMEISESIKWIDDRIFAKTGKRLDSLQISILEATSRGQKYPQIAETYNFSNDHIRKAAWKLWKLLSDVLGEPVSQSNFRTLVQRGFFSNSNNYIVNSNNLNFCSDRYHPEVTKARSPTSSQPSPDTPTEPQINLDDAPAILTCYSRTTELNTLEHWIVQDRCRIVELLGMSGIGKTALSLGLIDQIKTNFDYIIYQTLCFSPTLETTLTNLLENFGKPTEIPQQLESKISQIFKYLRPHRCLIILDDVQMLFSPGKLAGEYQPSLENYPLFFKRIAEIEHSSCFLLISAEQLQEFTQLKKGDRSVRSLLLGGLGIAAKKILKQYELSDENQWEKLINLYQGNPLWLEMTAMMIQDLFAGNVADFLEYKSLIICDALKAAIQRQWQRLTPQEQAIMIEFTALDAPVSLPQLGQKLNLADSDLLNGVKSLRRRLFLADIQREKQRLFQLNPVYQQYLKEQNPEICERS
- a CDS encoding putative toxin-antitoxin system toxin component, PIN family — encoded protein: MRVVLDTNTVISGLFWRGKPFQILELMRSGTITVYTSEAILEELLDVLKRPKFSKRLAILNVSPQQVVNRFIEWVEVVEVGEVKKIVISDPDDDQIIACARSVNADFIISGDADILDIKEKVTIPIVTSGEFLDILAV
- a CDS encoding Uma2 family endonuclease; this translates as MTQAVERVTEVAIQQPQAQVQGSTEHLLTFQEYLAYEGEPDVLYELFRGKLIPMPAQSHLHTNICKFLIYKLQRYFAEKNLNLVANSLGTGVRTAENSSRIPDVVVCSQSVWAEVISRPGAGVLDFAEKPILVVEIVSSNRRDDYVSKRYEYEMAEIPEYWIVDPQKKRVRVLANATNEEGYSWVDFSEDSSIVSEQFDQLNLSVQQLLNPPVVEQLIKEEQAKIKTLEQEAETERQRADNERQRAEKLAQRLREMGINPEEID
- a CDS encoding Uma2 family endonuclease, whose amino-acid sequence is MTQAVERVTEVAIEQPQEQVQQSTEHLLTFQEYLAYEGEPDVLYELFRGKLIPMPAPTLYHAKICEFLVYKLQRYFADQNLALVAKTTVGVRTEENSSRIPDAIVCQESLWEQISDRPGAGVLDFAEKPILVVEIVSSNRRDDYIIKRNEYEAAEISEYWIVDPQKKRVRVFATTQEEGYSGVDFSEDSSIVSGQFDQLDLSVQELLNPPVVEQLIKQEQAKIKTLEQEAETERQRAETEHQRAETERQRAETECQRADNERQRAEKLAQRLREMGINPEEID
- a CDS encoding S-layer homology domain-containing protein, with product MSTTNSSTGKDSDDNNQEISSDELTENPVSPSEPTATEEPTPSPDEPLQEPAADELTDNVTGEPVALAEPTPSPTPDPSEEEPASDELGDDVTGEPVASGEPKATEEPTPSPEAVIPSAEPSAEDELIDDVTGSPVASEEPKATEEPTPSPEAVIPSAEPSAEDELIDDVTGSPVASEEPKATEEPTPSPEAVIPSAEPSAEDELIDDVTGSPVASEEPKATEEPTPSPEAVIPSAEPSAEDELIDDVTGSPVASEEPKATEEPTPSPEAVIPSAEPSAEDELIDDVTGSPVASEEPKATEEPTPSPEAVIPLPELSPDNLTDDEGSALEPTPTPSPTPSPTPSPEQPLPLPQPSGITLTDIANHWASAFIQGMVEKSILTGFPDSTFKPDESLTRAQYAAILAKAFNRSDIREATNFRDVAATFWAKDAIAKANRMGFLSGFPDGTFRPNEKLTRVQALVALINGLGLVGGNLNILGYYGDRAQIPGYATDEIATATEKQIIVNYPNLTQLNPMREITRAEVAAIVYQALASQGEVSVINSSYIVKTTSVVSHPLSDINGHWAEPFIMGLYNNGLINGLPDGSFNPDGLMTRSQYASLIAKAINPPEKRAGINFPDVPPDFWGYAAIQKAYKAEFISGFTDYSFRPNQNIQRVQVLVSLVNGLGLSGGDISALKQYSDNNAIPDYAKSAVATATVKGLVVNYPNKAELNPNRDATRAEVAAIVYQALVNSGVLTAVNSNYIVSA
- a CDS encoding S-layer homology domain-containing protein; translation: MPTLYVNSSTGNDANNGSQVAPFKTITQAVKKASAGDIVQLASGSYTETSGEKFPLTIPDQVTLLGNESTKGSGIAIAGGGQYISPVMASQSVTILLVNGAHLRGVTVTNKSTRGTAVWIENGAPKISNCSLIDSNREGVFVAGSAKPIVEKSVFRNNTGNGISLIGNAKGEIRENVLEKTGYGINLSDQSAPLIVGNRMAENRTGVILQGESRPVLRQNTIEKNTDVGMIAIAKAKPDLGTSSDPGNNIFSNNGSYDLESISSEIIISVGNNLQPTRVKGQVEFQTAAVPLPEPAPTPTPTPTPTPAPTPTPTPTPAPTPTPTPTPTPTPTPTPTPTPTPSGLTDIANHWAGAFIQGMVQKSMITGFPDGTFKPDEGLTRAQYAAILAKAFNRSLIREATNFRDVAATFWAKDAIAKANRMGFLSGFPDGTFRPNDKLTRVQALVALINGLGLVGGNLNNLGYYRDRAQIPSYATDEIATATEKQIVVNYPNLTQLNPMREITRAEVAAIVYQALVSQGQASAINSSYIVKTTSILPSLFSDVRGHWAEPFIMGLYNKGLINGLPDGTFNPDGLMTRVNYAALIAKAINPPEKRAGVNFPDVPPDFWGYAAIQKAYKAGFLSGFPDYSFRPNQNIQRVQVLLSLVNGLGLSGGDASALNKYTDKNSIPNYAQGIVATATVKSLVVNYPNKTELNPNRDATRAEVAAMVCQALVNSGILTAVNSNYIVSA